In the genome of Pseudothermotoga sp., one region contains:
- a CDS encoding MBL fold metallo-hydrolase, whose amino-acid sequence MLKGVRHIVLSHEHWDHVGGLDEMLRSCKDIKLYVCKSFSREFKEKLKNIRSIEIIEVNGPIQIAPGVFSPGEISGIYANKPITEQCLIVDRGEDLDMLVGCCHPGVDRMIFRVIEIFGKPIRLLAGGFHLMEKRYEEISHLVNEIEKMEVKMIMPCHCTGKKAVELFLERFQNRFITARVGLEL is encoded by the coding sequence ATGTTGAAGGGTGTTCGTCACATAGTTCTCTCCCATGAACATTGGGACCACGTGGGTGGATTGGACGAGATGCTGAGATCCTGTAAAGACATCAAACTGTATGTTTGTAAAAGCTTCAGCCGAGAATTCAAAGAAAAGTTAAAAAATATTCGATCTATCGAAATCATAGAGGTGAACGGTCCGATTCAAATCGCACCTGGTGTTTTCAGCCCTGGTGAAATCAGTGGAATTTACGCCAATAAACCCATCACAGAGCAGTGTCTAATTGTGGATCGTGGTGAGGATTTGGATATGCTAGTGGGATGTTGTCATCCAGGAGTTGATAGAATGATCTTTAGAGTGATCGAAATCTTTGGAAAACCGATCCGTCTGCTGGCGGGAGGTTTTCACTTGATGGAAAAGAGGTATGAAGAGATATCTCACCTCGTTAACGAAATAGAGAAAATGGAAGTGAAAATGATCATGCCGTGTCACTGTACTGGTAAGAAAGCAGTTGAACTGTTTTTAGAAAGATTTCAGAACAGATTCATCACTGCGAGAGTTGGACTTGAACTTTGA
- a CDS encoding LysO family transporter: protein MIALFFAGFVIGKFLKIDWIRKYKILIILTFLLLFALGVEIGSNDDVVSQLKSILSSSFMISTFAILGSFVVAVFFGRMFKK, encoded by the coding sequence TTGATCGCGTTGTTCTTCGCTGGTTTTGTGATTGGGAAGTTCTTGAAGATCGATTGGATAAGAAAGTACAAAATCCTGATAATCTTGACCTTTTTGCTGTTGTTCGCACTGGGTGTTGAGATAGGTTCCAACGACGATGTGGTCTCTCAGCTTAAGTCCATTCTTTCTTCGTCGTTCATGATTTCAACTTTCGCCATACTTGGAAGTTTTGTCGTTGCAGTTTTCTTCGGAAGGATGTTCAAAAAATGA
- a CDS encoding lysine exporter LysO family protein, producing MALLLFSSVIVGVLTGKWSQFRLPDWSVSVVLYIIVFLVGLDLSREKIRREVLLKTIFSVIATLVGTYAGVMLLSFFLEIKRTELFAVASGFGWYSLSAVIITNIHSAQLGAIAFFSNVIRELYAIVLTPILSRYSKMAVISIAGATSMDTLLGPISHYTDAETSLVAFAHGFIVTMLVPLLVNLFLL from the coding sequence ATGGCACTGCTGTTGTTCAGCTCTGTCATAGTTGGTGTTTTGACGGGAAAGTGGTCTCAATTCAGACTTCCCGATTGGTCAGTTAGCGTGGTACTGTACATCATAGTTTTTCTAGTTGGACTCGACTTGAGTAGAGAGAAAATCCGTCGCGAAGTTTTGTTGAAAACAATCTTCAGTGTGATTGCAACGCTGGTTGGAACATACGCGGGAGTCATGCTCCTTTCTTTCTTCTTAGAAATCAAGCGAACAGAACTTTTTGCAGTCGCCTCTGGTTTCGGTTGGTACAGTTTATCTGCCGTCATCATCACCAACATTCACAGTGCTCAACTCGGTGCAATCGCTTTCTTTTCGAACGTGATCAGGGAACTCTACGCGATCGTTTTGACGCCCATCCTCTCAAGGTATTCCAAGATGGCGGTGATCTCCATAGCGGGTGCAACCTCTATGGATACACTTCTTGGTCCCATCTCCCACTATACGGATGCCGAAACATCACTCGTAGCGTTTGCACACGGTTTCATCGTCACGATGCTCGTACCCCTGCTGGTCAACTTATTCTTGCTGTGA
- a CDS encoding VWA domain-containing protein has product MKITLVVVFLTIVSSIVPARQLVLKNYEVWWRDGLWNALWCSVSVQEGGKFVTGLKLEDFVVKEIACDDKGKILAEKSVVFNRPYYQFDGPGFWEKSVNADKLDIVFLIDGTGSMEKHMANIKNQLHKFIDRMIQTGTDFRIFIGLYETEDEPTWPDGERATLCGPLMVEKIRKQIDKIESWGEWWNFSWGYDVILWTVGLNWREDSRKIVVIITDVFTDSVYGPNWYFSSGCIGSMWAVDLALREKNIRLHYCQPSEEHMAKIELSECYSPKVNIKVKQNNFDALERQNNLVKKLSWPFDQNEIELENSPMIDSQYFFAWVSDWGKERFVSKVDVEISLRSEGNSTKFTFYPLLDPEGRRLDARSRGQRFTIIDESGTIMTSKANVSIDFYKVMGQFDLFTLITGMGDKRDENGYVVVDNVRPGKYYAVLYTPGKPSYAYHQLGYTGSCWVEIGLDRVNPERIAAQVLAKDTEIYRALGLISEIEKLDISSEKLKLLALQAKTWLEKLRKDGVTLLELEALKRFNVSLGAMINCSGYADVVQRRAKEDFLFVVGKAVQMVREAVHVTNSISDVKCVIAEIVNTFIDVITMNWSGVAAKVTIEQLVDRFVSYVTNELVDDILATVETKLLEVIENPEKMFNYFENYVKDWVKEQLSSEQINEEVENFVRQALIYEEFTNFFEKEFQKLLSMSNDFVQKNQGKYWSIDVRSNVMKSDFYKMRDELMNPLFDTSYKALKDQDTIDDWKNTLVIFEETVPLIIEFLQLFEVRYPELHGVKVALEKLSSVLDSIGTLTKTYELALKVNHLSALRTRMVSIVDRIYH; this is encoded by the coding sequence ATGAAGATAACTCTGGTCGTGGTATTTTTGACCATCGTTTCATCGATTGTTCCCGCACGACAACTCGTTCTCAAGAACTACGAAGTTTGGTGGCGAGACGGATTGTGGAATGCTCTGTGGTGTTCAGTCAGTGTTCAAGAGGGTGGAAAGTTCGTAACAGGTTTGAAGCTCGAAGATTTTGTTGTGAAAGAGATAGCTTGCGATGATAAAGGAAAGATTCTTGCTGAAAAGTCTGTGGTTTTCAACAGGCCGTATTACCAATTCGATGGACCAGGGTTCTGGGAAAAATCGGTGAACGCAGACAAACTGGACATCGTGTTCCTCATAGATGGCACAGGATCCATGGAAAAGCATATGGCAAACATCAAGAACCAGTTGCACAAGTTCATTGACAGAATGATCCAAACTGGTACCGATTTTAGGATTTTCATAGGTCTTTACGAGACGGAGGACGAACCAACGTGGCCAGATGGTGAAAGGGCTACTCTCTGTGGGCCATTGATGGTGGAAAAGATAAGAAAACAAATAGACAAGATTGAAAGTTGGGGAGAATGGTGGAACTTCAGTTGGGGTTATGATGTTATCCTCTGGACTGTTGGTCTGAACTGGCGTGAAGATTCAAGAAAGATAGTTGTAATCATTACCGATGTTTTCACAGATTCGGTCTATGGACCGAATTGGTATTTCTCTTCCGGTTGCATCGGATCGATGTGGGCTGTGGATCTGGCACTGAGGGAAAAGAACATTCGCTTGCATTATTGTCAGCCTAGCGAAGAACACATGGCAAAAATCGAGCTTTCGGAATGTTATTCACCAAAAGTCAATATAAAGGTCAAGCAGAACAACTTCGATGCTTTAGAGAGACAAAACAATCTTGTGAAAAAACTCTCTTGGCCCTTTGATCAGAACGAGATCGAACTTGAGAATTCTCCAATGATTGATTCTCAGTATTTCTTCGCGTGGGTCAGCGATTGGGGTAAAGAGAGGTTCGTCTCCAAAGTGGACGTTGAGATTTCTCTGAGGTCTGAGGGAAACTCTACCAAGTTTACTTTCTATCCCTTGCTCGATCCTGAAGGTAGAAGGTTGGATGCTAGGTCTCGTGGGCAAAGGTTCACGATCATCGACGAATCTGGGACCATCATGACCAGCAAAGCGAATGTCTCGATCGATTTTTACAAAGTCATGGGACAGTTTGATCTCTTTACGCTCATCACTGGTATGGGAGATAAACGCGATGAGAATGGATACGTGGTCGTTGACAATGTCAGACCTGGTAAATATTACGCAGTTCTTTACACTCCTGGAAAGCCTTCGTATGCTTATCATCAGTTAGGCTACACTGGGTCTTGTTGGGTGGAGATCGGTTTGGACCGTGTGAATCCTGAAAGGATCGCAGCTCAAGTTCTAGCCAAGGACACTGAAATCTACAGAGCTTTAGGTCTTATATCTGAAATTGAAAAACTCGATATTTCAAGTGAGAAGTTGAAACTTCTAGCTTTACAGGCAAAAACTTGGCTGGAAAAGCTGAGAAAAGATGGTGTTACGCTCCTCGAGTTAGAAGCTTTGAAAAGGTTCAATGTATCTCTAGGTGCCATGATCAATTGTAGCGGTTATGCAGACGTCGTTCAACGTCGTGCGAAAGAAGATTTTCTCTTCGTGGTAGGTAAAGCTGTACAAATGGTCAGAGAAGCGGTTCATGTAACCAATTCAATTTCGGATGTGAAGTGTGTCATTGCGGAGATCGTCAACACATTCATTGACGTCATAACGATGAACTGGAGCGGAGTAGCAGCAAAAGTCACGATCGAGCAATTGGTGGATAGATTCGTCAGTTATGTAACTAACGAGCTTGTGGATGATATCTTGGCGACTGTCGAAACGAAACTTCTGGAAGTCATTGAGAATCCGGAAAAGATGTTCAACTATTTTGAAAATTACGTGAAAGATTGGGTCAAAGAACAACTCAGTTCTGAGCAAATTAACGAAGAAGTTGAGAATTTTGTGAGACAAGCGCTGATTTATGAAGAGTTCACAAATTTTTTTGAAAAAGAATTTCAAAAACTCCTTTCGATGTCCAACGATTTCGTCCAGAAAAATCAGGGAAAGTATTGGAGCATCGATGTGAGATCCAACGTCATGAAAAGTGACTTCTATAAAATGAGAGATGAATTGATGAACCCTCTCTTTGATACTTCTTATAAAGCTTTAAAAGATCAAGATACAATAGATGATTGGAAAAACACCCTAGTGATTTTCGAAGAGACAGTGCCGTTGATAATAGAATTTCTTCAGCTTTTCGAGGTACGTTATCCTGAACTGCACGGAGTGAAGGTTGCCTTGGAGAAACTATCTTCAGTTTTGGACAGTATAGGAACCCTCACCAAAACTTATGAGCTAGCTTTGAAAGTGAACCATCTCAGTGCACTTCGAACTAGAATGGTATCGATCGTTGATCGTATCTATCATTGA
- a CDS encoding CehA/McbA family metallohydrolase has product MKKPFFLFTIIVLLTVSFSAKLSGCITDEFDRTISARLRFISLEKKFLTTIYTNWHGEFEVDLPDGEYELEITKGPEYERKIVKVSVPSDQRKIITLKRLFNLTELGWFSGDTHLHTLYSDGKNLVEELALSCSAAGLFWAVLSDHNTLNGADEWLTFRKKGLLTIAGQEITMKNGHINAIGVQKLVPWQHSSTDEEMIEIFKVVKMQGGIVQINHPFDLRSPFEKLPLEGYDLIEIWNGGGPPNLAGFRNNESKEHWFRMLNEGRRVAAVAASDCHDVYSTYSIAALLPMFLVVQLMRRDFGEYLEAARANEEKLRAWALYGLFPGTPRTYVKVSELTQQEIIDSLRKGKSFLTNGPLVLATVNGAGPGETAVVTEKALLDIKIFSNVQVNRLIVTQAGKCVHEIAVETVNGEFEHRVYLDPSDGEWVVVEAFGDFPVYAMTNPIYLSRQQK; this is encoded by the coding sequence TTGAAGAAACCATTCTTCCTTTTTACAATCATTGTCCTTTTAACGGTTTCATTTTCGGCGAAACTATCAGGTTGCATCACGGACGAGTTTGATCGAACTATATCTGCAAGGTTGAGATTCATCTCTTTGGAGAAAAAATTTCTCACGACGATCTATACGAATTGGCACGGTGAGTTCGAGGTGGATCTTCCCGATGGTGAGTACGAACTAGAGATAACGAAAGGACCAGAGTACGAGAGAAAAATCGTGAAGGTAAGTGTGCCGAGTGATCAGCGAAAGATCATCACTTTGAAAAGATTGTTCAACCTCACCGAGCTTGGTTGGTTTTCTGGCGACACGCACCTGCACACTTTATACAGTGATGGCAAAAATCTTGTTGAAGAACTTGCACTCTCATGTTCTGCTGCCGGTTTGTTTTGGGCTGTTTTGAGCGATCACAACACCTTGAATGGTGCGGATGAATGGTTGACTTTCAGAAAAAAAGGTCTTTTGACCATCGCAGGTCAAGAGATCACTATGAAAAACGGACACATCAACGCCATTGGAGTACAAAAGTTGGTTCCCTGGCAGCATTCTTCCACAGATGAGGAGATGATCGAAATTTTCAAGGTTGTAAAGATGCAAGGTGGGATCGTTCAGATCAATCATCCCTTCGATTTGAGGAGTCCTTTCGAAAAGCTTCCCCTTGAAGGATACGATCTGATAGAAATATGGAATGGAGGGGGTCCTCCCAACTTGGCTGGCTTTCGAAACAATGAAAGTAAGGAACATTGGTTCAGGATGCTGAATGAAGGTCGCAGGGTGGCAGCGGTGGCGGCGAGTGATTGTCATGATGTGTACAGTACCTACTCGATAGCGGCGCTCCTACCGATGTTTCTCGTAGTGCAGCTTATGAGGAGGGATTTCGGCGAGTACTTGGAAGCAGCCAGGGCAAACGAAGAAAAGTTACGCGCTTGGGCACTCTATGGTCTATTTCCCGGTACACCGAGGACGTATGTGAAAGTGAGTGAACTGACCCAGCAAGAAATCATCGATTCTTTAAGGAAAGGAAAGAGTTTCCTCACGAACGGACCATTAGTGTTGGCCACGGTGAACGGTGCTGGACCGGGCGAAACTGCAGTTGTGACAGAAAAAGCTTTGTTGGATATCAAGATCTTTTCAAATGTTCAAGTGAACCGTTTGATCGTGACGCAAGCCGGCAAGTGCGTGCATGAAATTGCTGTTGAGACGGTCAACGGTGAATTTGAACATCGAGTGTATCTAGATCCCAGCGACGGTGAATGGGTTGTGGTTGAAGCCTTCGGAGATTTTCCAGTCTACGCGATGACAAACCCCATTTATCTTTCAAGGCAACAAAAATAA
- a CDS encoding stage V sporulation protein S, whose protein sequence is MEVLKVASNSNPNKVAGALAGMIREHGRAELQAIGAGAVNQAVKAIAIARGYLAPSGIDLVSIPAFTDVEIDKETRTAIKFIVFPRS, encoded by the coding sequence ATGGAAGTACTGAAGGTAGCATCGAATTCCAATCCTAACAAGGTGGCTGGAGCACTTGCAGGTATGATCAGAGAACATGGCAGGGCGGAGCTTCAAGCTATCGGCGCGGGTGCTGTGAATCAAGCTGTCAAAGCAATCGCCATTGCCAGGGGTTATTTGGCACCCAGCGGGATCGATCTCGTCAGCATTCCTGCTTTCACCGACGTTGAGATCGACAAAGAAACAAGGACCGCCATCAAATTCATAGTTTTCCCCAGAAGTTGA
- a CDS encoding NAD(P)H-dependent oxidoreductase: protein MRKTLIVYYSWSGNTRTVAKLIQEMLGCDLVELQPEEPYPNSYEATVEQAKREIRTGHKPTLRTKIEHIELYDVIFVGSPNWWGTIAPPVMSFLKQYDLSGKIVIPFCTHGGGGKQRVIETIKSVCPNSKVLKEFVTYGGRNKDLKEKISIWLSEIEKQVQGLKHQ, encoded by the coding sequence ATGAGGAAGACCCTCATAGTTTATTACAGTTGGTCTGGCAACACACGTACTGTAGCAAAACTGATTCAAGAAATGTTGGGTTGTGATCTTGTAGAGTTACAGCCAGAAGAACCGTACCCCAACTCTTACGAAGCAACTGTAGAACAAGCGAAGAGGGAAATACGAACTGGCCATAAACCCACTCTGAGAACGAAGATCGAACACATTGAGCTCTATGACGTGATATTCGTTGGTTCTCCTAATTGGTGGGGGACCATTGCGCCACCTGTTATGTCTTTTTTGAAACAGTACGATCTATCGGGAAAGATCGTGATACCGTTCTGCACACATGGAGGGGGTGGAAAACAGAGAGTCATCGAAACCATCAAGAGCGTGTGTCCAAACTCGAAGGTGCTCAAAGAATTCGTAACTTATGGAGGCAGAAATAAAGATCTAAAAGAAAAGATCTCCATTTGGTTGAGCGAAATAGAAAAGCAGGTTCAAGGTTTGAAACACCAATGA
- the tilS gene encoding tRNA lysidine(34) synthetase TilS has translation MLRFIEDLQLISPSQSVLVALSGGIDSVSLLNVLLQIHKKLKFRVFAAHLNHMLRHSATRDENFVKDLCRDLNIELYVERVNVIDFCRENGLGIEEGARKLRYEFLERAKNALHCDVIALAHNLNDLVETIIHRMARGTGPTGLVCMKPKTDDRIRPFLYIKRSEIESYAKRRNLNYVEDETNLDIKYTRNYIRHQVIPMLRKINPSIEEALFQLHLSCLMLEEHVERFIERQRTIESDRRIIFSIRELDMFQIIELIKRATEKFGERLEFEHVRQFLQHLHDSSWTLRLSKKLWLEKSFELVCVEKEHTKIESMDITHPGLYDFNGWLFKVSEDVESELFAFVKLPILLRTRKQGDRIESKKLKDLLIEARIPSFLRNEMPLVFEDDIILWVPYVYVDERLKNRIKNDNFAILNLLNDPMRFILELRKEAG, from the coding sequence GTGCTTAGGTTCATCGAAGATCTTCAGTTGATCTCTCCAAGCCAAAGTGTTCTCGTTGCTCTCTCCGGTGGCATTGACTCGGTGAGCCTCCTCAACGTTTTGCTTCAGATCCATAAAAAACTCAAATTTCGTGTTTTTGCAGCTCACTTGAACCACATGTTGAGACATTCAGCAACAAGAGATGAAAATTTTGTTAAGGATCTGTGCCGAGACCTAAACATCGAACTGTACGTTGAAAGAGTGAACGTTATCGACTTCTGCAGAGAGAATGGATTGGGTATAGAAGAGGGAGCAAGAAAGCTGAGATATGAGTTCTTAGAAAGGGCAAAAAATGCATTACATTGCGATGTAATAGCACTTGCTCACAATTTGAACGATCTTGTAGAAACGATCATCCATAGGATGGCCCGAGGGACAGGCCCGACGGGGTTGGTGTGTATGAAGCCAAAAACTGATGATAGAATAAGGCCGTTTCTTTACATAAAGAGATCCGAGATTGAGAGTTACGCTAAGAGGAGAAATCTGAATTACGTTGAGGATGAGACCAACTTGGACATCAAATACACGAGGAATTACATTCGCCATCAAGTTATACCTATGCTGAGAAAGATCAATCCATCAATAGAGGAAGCCCTTTTTCAACTACACCTTTCGTGCTTGATGCTCGAAGAACATGTAGAACGCTTCATCGAAAGGCAGAGAACGATTGAATCGGATCGAAGAATAATTTTTTCGATTCGAGAGCTGGACATGTTTCAAATTATCGAATTGATCAAACGAGCCACTGAAAAATTCGGTGAAAGGCTCGAGTTCGAACACGTGAGACAGTTTTTGCAACACCTGCACGATTCATCGTGGACGTTGAGATTGAGTAAAAAACTATGGTTGGAAAAAAGCTTCGAGCTCGTGTGTGTGGAAAAAGAACACACCAAGATTGAATCGATGGACATAACACACCCAGGCTTATACGATTTCAACGGCTGGTTGTTCAAGGTCAGCGAGGATGTGGAAAGTGAACTCTTTGCCTTTGTAAAGCTACCAATTCTTTTGAGAACTAGGAAGCAGGGAGATAGAATAGAATCGAAAAAACTCAAGGATCTGTTGATCGAAGCACGGATTCCTAGTTTTCTGAGGAATGAAATGCCCTTGGTGTTTGAAGATGATATAATTCTTTGGGTACCTTACGTGTACGTTGACGAAAGGTTGAAAAACAGAATAAAAAACGATAATTTTGCCATTCTCAATCTTCTGAATGATCCGATGCGGTTTATACTTGAATTGAGAAAGGAGGCAGGATGA
- the ftsH gene encoding ATP-dependent zinc metalloprotease FtsH: protein MNGSRPNYISLIFAALVILSIFWLVRSLYSPSTGVSKMSFSDFIQIVETDPGRIAEVVVRDDGTIRVISKRGEYYEIYAPWFSQDSQTIKMLSEKGIRVTGEKGLSSSFWINVIGNVLFIGFLLFMFFFMMRAISGRNNQAFTFTRSRAQMVRPGQQRVTFNDVAGVDEAIEELKETVLFLKDPGRFARIGARMPKGILLVGPPGTGKTLLARAVAGEANVPFFHISGSDFVELFVGVGAARVRDLFAQAKANAPCIVFIDEIDAVGRHRGAGLGGGHDEREQTLNQLLVEMDGFDINQGIVVMAATNRPDILDPALLRPGRFDKKVVLDVPDVKGREAILKIHIRNKPLAEDVDLKVLAQRTTGFVGADLENLVNEAALLAARAGRDKITMADFEEAIDRVIAGPARKSRIISPREKRIVAYHEVGHAIVSSLLPNADPVHRISIIPRGYRALGYTLQLPAEDRYIVTKNELLDQITALLGGRAAEEIIFSEISTGAASDIERATELARKMVCQLGMSERLGPLVWGKAEQEIFLGKELTRLRNYSEEVASEIDEEVKRIVTGCYERAKQMLMEHRKQLDELAELLLEREVIEGEELRKVLKKELSEEVMNGEKLGTVARDGKNG from the coding sequence TTGAACGGAAGTAGACCGAACTACATCTCACTCATTTTCGCAGCACTCGTCATACTATCGATCTTTTGGCTTGTTCGTTCACTCTATAGCCCCAGCACCGGTGTGTCGAAGATGAGTTTCAGTGATTTCATACAAATAGTCGAAACAGATCCAGGTCGCATCGCAGAAGTTGTTGTCAGAGACGACGGAACAATTAGAGTTATATCCAAACGTGGCGAGTATTACGAAATCTATGCTCCGTGGTTCTCACAAGATTCCCAGACTATAAAGATGCTGAGTGAGAAAGGCATACGCGTTACAGGTGAGAAAGGCCTGAGCAGTTCGTTCTGGATCAACGTTATAGGAAACGTCCTGTTCATAGGATTTTTGCTGTTCATGTTTTTCTTCATGATGAGAGCGATCTCTGGACGAAACAACCAAGCCTTCACATTCACACGGAGCAGAGCACAGATGGTGAGGCCAGGTCAACAACGCGTTACGTTCAACGATGTGGCTGGCGTTGACGAAGCCATCGAAGAGTTGAAAGAAACGGTACTGTTTTTGAAAGATCCAGGCCGTTTTGCACGCATAGGCGCGAGGATGCCGAAAGGCATCCTACTCGTTGGTCCTCCTGGCACCGGTAAAACGTTGCTCGCTAGAGCGGTCGCTGGAGAAGCGAATGTTCCATTCTTCCACATAAGCGGTTCGGATTTCGTTGAATTGTTCGTCGGTGTAGGTGCAGCGCGTGTGCGAGATCTCTTTGCCCAGGCGAAAGCCAATGCTCCTTGCATAGTGTTCATCGACGAAATAGACGCAGTTGGAAGACACAGAGGTGCGGGTCTCGGTGGCGGACACGATGAAAGAGAACAGACACTCAACCAACTTTTGGTTGAAATGGATGGTTTCGACATCAATCAAGGCATCGTGGTCATGGCCGCAACGAACAGGCCCGATATACTCGATCCAGCTTTGCTTAGACCTGGAAGGTTCGACAAAAAGGTCGTCTTGGATGTACCCGACGTTAAAGGAAGAGAAGCGATTCTGAAAATACACATCAGAAACAAACCACTCGCCGAGGATGTGGACTTAAAGGTGCTCGCACAGAGAACCACCGGCTTTGTAGGGGCAGATCTTGAAAATCTAGTGAACGAAGCAGCACTTTTAGCAGCTAGGGCTGGCAGAGACAAGATCACCATGGCAGACTTTGAGGAAGCCATCGACAGAGTGATCGCTGGTCCAGCAAGAAAATCGCGTATAATCAGTCCCAGAGAGAAAAGGATCGTGGCTTACCATGAAGTCGGGCACGCCATCGTTTCGAGTCTGCTACCCAACGCAGATCCAGTACACAGGATTTCCATCATTCCGAGAGGTTATCGTGCTTTAGGTTATACCTTACAACTCCCCGCTGAAGACAGATACATCGTCACGAAAAATGAGTTGCTCGATCAAATCACCGCACTCTTGGGTGGTCGAGCAGCAGAAGAGATCATCTTCAGTGAAATTTCAACTGGAGCTGCTTCAGACATCGAGCGAGCCACTGAGTTGGCAAGAAAGATGGTTTGCCAACTTGGCATGAGTGAGCGGCTTGGACCTCTAGTCTGGGGCAAGGCTGAGCAGGAGATCTTCTTGGGAAAGGAACTCACCAGGCTTAGAAATTACAGCGAAGAAGTCGCAAGCGAAATAGACGAAGAAGTGAAGAGGATCGTTACTGGATGCTATGAAAGGGCAAAACAAATGTTGATGGAGCACAGAAAACAACTCGACGAACTTGCAGAACTTTTGCTTGAGAGAGAAGTCATAGAAGGTGAAGAACTCAGGAAAGTTTTGAAGAAGGAATTGAGTGAGGAAGTGATGAACGGTGAGAAACTTGGAACAGTTGCTCGGGATGGGAAAAACGGTTGA
- a CDS encoding thioesterase, with the protein MRNLEQLLGMGKTVEFTIDESLTWREDREMEMLELASTSGLCAHVFHIAYDLIQPFLSESEVSVVTEANVRHVAPIRVGETVAMGVKILGVTDNKIKIRGVVMRGETKILEVEFVRAVVSRNYLRRAALEKTT; encoded by the coding sequence GTGAGAAACTTGGAACAGTTGCTCGGGATGGGAAAAACGGTTGAATTCACCATCGATGAGAGTTTAACGTGGCGTGAGGATCGGGAAATGGAAATGTTAGAGTTGGCGAGTACTTCTGGCCTTTGTGCCCATGTTTTTCACATTGCTTACGATTTGATTCAACCATTTCTGTCAGAGAGCGAAGTTTCTGTGGTGACCGAAGCGAATGTTAGGCACGTTGCGCCCATCAGAGTTGGAGAAACAGTCGCAATGGGTGTGAAGATCCTAGGAGTGACAGATAACAAGATCAAGATCCGCGGTGTTGTGATGAGAGGTGAGACAAAAATACTTGAAGTTGAATTTGTGAGGGCGGTCGTTTCAAGGAATTATCTCAGGAGGGCTGCCCTTGAGAAGACCACGTAA